From Sporomusaceae bacterium, the proteins below share one genomic window:
- a CDS encoding DUF896 domain-containing protein, with translation MITPEVIARINELARKQREGTLTEPEKEEQAKLRRLYIDHVKGQVKAALDDAVKPPHSEGCDCGCHHKH, from the coding sequence GTGATTACTCCGGAAGTAATTGCCCGCATCAACGAGTTGGCCCGCAAGCAACGCGAGGGGACTCTGACCGAACCCGAAAAGGAGGAGCAGGCCAAGCTCCGCCGCCTTTACATCGATCACGTCAAGGGCCAGGTCAAGGCCGCACTCGACGACGCGGTCAAGCCCCCCCACTCTGAGGGCTGTGACTGCGGCTGCCATCACAAGCACTGA
- a CDS encoding xanthine dehydrogenase family protein molybdopterin-binding subunit, producing MAEHRVLGKSVPRQDAVDKVTGAARFVDDIQFGPSLLHAKILRSPHPHARILAIDTAEAAKVPGVKAIVTGRDCRHYIGLYLADRTVYATDKVRFVGEPVAGVAADSIEAANEAVKLIKVEYEPLPGVFDPVSGALGRDVLVHETPASSDLWWQGLPCITTKAPGTLLHEHLGEYTCAPFIHPVPGTNISNHFKLRKGDIDRGFAAADVVVENVYTLPHIQHSQIEPHAAVAQVDRAGKVTLWASSQSPNAVRKLIATAFELPMSKIRVITPYVGGGFGGKAGVTCEALVVPLAMRLPGYHVKLTLTREEVFQATFVRQGLVARLKTGADKTGRLVALEAELFWDGGAYTEYGVNITRSGGYCSSGPYEIPNIKTDSYCVYTNHPVGGPMRGFGMPEIHWGIEQQMDILAEKLGIDPLAFRRMNALREGSLGAFGGPMEGATLVDTIDAVAAKCGWGGPVPSASTAHKLRGRGIACMYKAPSMPPNAQSSAIIKLNEDGTAHVLTTAMEIGQGSLTALAQIAAEELGLAADKVVVTLPDTDYTPYEWQTVASRISYSAGNAVLAAARDAKAQLLAVAAQVLAIPATDLVIADGQIFPLANPARKLAVSDIAMGYLLPEGAIGGPVIGRGAFIPAGITGLDKETGQGDKPAAFWTYGTQVADIEVDARTGEITVLKVTAAYEVGKIINPAMCKGQVQGGIVQGLGSALYEHLVLVDGKPLNSDFVDYKIPTATDTPEMDIILLETSPQADGPFGVKGIAEPTMVPTAPAIANAVYHATGVRILDLPLSAEKVLAALKKKQTREN from the coding sequence ATGGCTGAGCACCGGGTACTCGGGAAAAGCGTGCCGCGCCAGGACGCGGTCGATAAGGTCACCGGTGCGGCGCGGTTCGTTGACGACATCCAGTTCGGCCCCTCGCTGCTCCACGCCAAAATACTCCGCAGCCCCCACCCGCACGCGCGCATTCTCGCCATCGACACCGCCGAAGCGGCCAAAGTACCGGGCGTCAAGGCCATTGTCACCGGCCGGGACTGCCGGCATTACATCGGGCTCTATCTCGCCGACCGGACAGTCTACGCCACCGACAAAGTCCGCTTCGTCGGCGAGCCGGTCGCGGGCGTAGCCGCCGACAGCATTGAAGCCGCGAACGAAGCGGTAAAACTGATAAAAGTCGAATACGAGCCTCTGCCGGGCGTGTTCGACCCGGTTTCGGGCGCCCTCGGCCGCGATGTCCTGGTGCACGAGACCCCGGCGTCCAGCGACCTGTGGTGGCAGGGCCTGCCCTGCATCACCACCAAAGCGCCCGGGACGCTGCTTCACGAGCACCTCGGCGAGTATACGTGCGCGCCCTTCATCCACCCGGTCCCCGGCACCAATATCTCCAACCACTTCAAACTGCGCAAGGGCGATATAGACAGAGGCTTCGCCGCCGCTGATGTCGTCGTGGAGAACGTCTACACCCTGCCCCATATCCAGCACTCCCAGATAGAGCCCCATGCGGCGGTCGCCCAGGTCGACCGGGCCGGCAAGGTTACGCTGTGGGCTTCCAGCCAGTCGCCCAACGCCGTACGTAAGCTCATCGCCACCGCCTTCGAGTTGCCGATGAGCAAGATCCGCGTCATCACCCCTTACGTCGGCGGCGGCTTCGGCGGCAAGGCCGGGGTGACCTGCGAGGCGCTCGTCGTGCCGCTCGCCATGCGTCTGCCCGGCTATCACGTCAAGCTCACGCTGACCCGCGAGGAGGTCTTCCAGGCCACTTTTGTCCGCCAGGGGCTGGTGGCCAGGCTCAAGACGGGGGCCGACAAGACCGGCCGCCTCGTCGCCCTGGAGGCCGAACTCTTCTGGGACGGCGGCGCATACACCGAGTACGGCGTCAACATCACCCGCAGCGGGGGTTACTGTTCGTCAGGCCCCTACGAGATACCCAATATCAAAACAGATTCCTACTGCGTGTATACCAATCACCCGGTCGGCGGGCCGATGCGCGGCTTCGGCATGCCGGAAATCCACTGGGGGATCGAGCAGCAGATGGATATCCTCGCCGAAAAGCTGGGTATCGATCCGCTGGCTTTCCGGCGCATGAACGCCCTCCGCGAAGGAAGCTTGGGCGCGTTCGGCGGGCCGATGGAAGGGGCGACGCTCGTCGACACCATCGACGCCGTGGCCGCGAAGTGCGGCTGGGGCGGTCCGGTGCCGTCCGCATCCACCGCCCATAAGCTGCGGGGCCGGGGAATAGCCTGCATGTACAAGGCGCCCTCCATGCCGCCCAACGCCCAGTCGTCGGCCATCATCAAGCTCAACGAAGACGGCACCGCCCACGTCCTGACAACCGCCATGGAAATCGGCCAGGGCTCGCTCACCGCCCTCGCCCAGATCGCCGCCGAGGAATTGGGGCTCGCGGCCGACAAAGTTGTCGTTACCCTCCCTGATACCGACTATACTCCCTACGAGTGGCAAACGGTCGCCAGTCGCATCAGCTACTCGGCCGGCAACGCCGTGCTGGCGGCGGCCAGGGACGCCAAGGCCCAATTGCTTGCCGTGGCAGCGCAGGTGCTGGCCATACCGGCGACCGACCTCGTCATCGCAGACGGACAGATATTCCCGCTGGCCAACCCGGCCCGCAAACTGGCGGTCAGCGACATCGCCATGGGTTACCTGCTGCCTGAAGGCGCGATCGGCGGCCCGGTCATCGGCCGGGGGGCGTTCATCCCCGCCGGCATCACCGGCCTCGACAAAGAAACCGGCCAGGGCGACAAACCGGCCGCCTTCTGGACCTACGGCACCCAGGTTGCCGATATCGAGGTCGACGCCAGGACGGGGGAAATAACCGTTCTCAAAGTGACGGCCGCCTATGAGGTCGGCAAAATCATCAACCCTGCCATGTGCAAAGGGCAAGTGCAGGGCGGCATCGTACAGGGCCTGGGGTCGGCGTTGTACGAGCACCTCGTGCTGGTTGACGGAAAGCCCCTCAACAGCGACTTCGTCGATTACAAAATCCCCACCGCCACAGATACCCCGGAAATGGACATCATACTCCTGGAGACGTCGCCCCAGGCCGACGGTCCCTTCGGCGTCAAAGGCATCGCCGAACCGACGATGGTGCCGACCGCCCCGGCCATCGCCAACGCCGTGTATCACGCCACCGGCGTACGCATCTTGGATCTGCCGCTGTCGGCGGAAAAGGTGCTTGCGGCGCTGAAGAAGAAGCAGACACGCGAAAATTGA
- a CDS encoding DUF1116 domain-containing protein, with the protein MSPINDLFAKKLSVINIGAPVFKDDLAAQHVAVTQLDWRPPAGGRPELIAALSCLEARPETDAANAAAVAAILAARPVLTDVALAALDAVPGMTPTTILHAGPPITWEAMAGPMRGAVIGALIYEGLAVDEEEAARLAASGKITFAPCHEHGAVGPMAGIISPSMPVWVIENATHGNRSYCTLNEGLGKVLRFGAFSAEVIDRLRWMQGELAPALKAALACTGGIDLRMMIAQALHMGDECHNRNKAGTSLFIRTIAPGLAQAGLAAGIVARVLAFMHSNDHFFLNLSMPAAKAALDAAHGIEGASVVTTMCRNGVEFGIRVSGCPGNTWFTGPAQMVQGLFFPGYTVADANPDLGDSAITETYGIGGFAMGGAPAIVQFVGGTPADALEYTTKMYEITLAENTSYTIPNLNFRGTPTAIDLRRVAATGLLPVINTGMAHREPGIGQVGAGVVRPPRECFDKALLALAGRVGKNQVRN; encoded by the coding sequence GTGTCGCCGATAAATGATCTGTTCGCTAAAAAGCTTTCCGTAATAAACATCGGTGCGCCGGTGTTCAAAGACGATCTCGCCGCCCAGCATGTCGCGGTCACCCAGCTCGACTGGCGGCCGCCGGCCGGCGGCCGGCCCGAGCTAATCGCCGCCCTCAGTTGTCTCGAAGCCCGGCCGGAAACCGACGCGGCCAACGCCGCCGCCGTGGCCGCCATCCTTGCCGCGCGGCCGGTGCTTACCGACGTAGCCCTTGCCGCCCTGGACGCCGTTCCCGGCATGACGCCCACCACCATCCTCCACGCTGGGCCGCCGATCACCTGGGAGGCGATGGCCGGGCCGATGCGCGGCGCAGTAATCGGCGCCCTCATCTACGAGGGGCTGGCCGTCGACGAAGAAGAGGCCGCCCGCCTCGCCGCCTCGGGCAAGATCACCTTCGCCCCTTGCCACGAGCATGGCGCGGTCGGCCCCATGGCCGGCATAATATCGCCCTCCATGCCTGTCTGGGTGATCGAGAACGCCACCCACGGCAACCGCAGCTACTGCACCCTCAACGAAGGGCTGGGCAAGGTGCTGCGTTTCGGCGCTTTCAGCGCCGAGGTCATCGACCGCCTGCGCTGGATGCAGGGCGAACTGGCCCCGGCCCTCAAAGCCGCCCTCGCCTGTACCGGCGGCATCGACCTCAGGATGATGATTGCCCAGGCTCTTCACATGGGCGACGAATGCCACAACCGCAACAAGGCAGGCACCAGCCTCTTCATCCGCACCATCGCCCCCGGCCTGGCCCAAGCCGGCCTGGCTGCGGGAATTGTCGCCAGGGTGCTGGCGTTCATGCATTCCAACGACCACTTCTTCCTCAACCTCTCCATGCCGGCGGCCAAGGCCGCTCTTGACGCGGCCCACGGCATCGAAGGCGCCAGCGTCGTCACCACCATGTGCCGCAACGGCGTCGAATTTGGCATAAGGGTGAGCGGCTGTCCGGGCAACACCTGGTTTACCGGACCGGCCCAGATGGTCCAGGGCCTGTTTTTCCCGGGGTACACCGTCGCCGACGCCAACCCCGACCTCGGCGACAGCGCCATCACCGAAACCTACGGCATCGGCGGTTTCGCCATGGGCGGAGCGCCGGCCATCGTCCAGTTCGTTGGCGGCACCCCCGCCGACGCGCTGGAATACACCACCAAGATGTACGAGATCACTCTCGCCGAGAACACCAGCTACACCATCCCCAACCTTAACTTCCGCGGCACCCCCACCGCCATCGACCTGCGCCGGGTGGCGGCAACCGGTCTGCTGCCGGTCATCAACACCGGCATGGCCCATCGCGAGCCCGGCATCGGCCAGGTCGGCGCCGGCGTAGTCCGCCCGCCGCGCGAATGCTTCGACAAGGCGCTGCTGGCGCTGGCCGGACGTGTCGGAAAAAATCAGGTCCGGAACTAA
- the uraA gene encoding uracil permease, translating to MERRIIQVEERLPLAQTIPLSLQHLFAMFGATVLVPFLFKVDPATSLLMNGVGTLVYLFFSNGRIPAYLGSSFAFIAPVFAVMAVPSLGGYAAAQGGFIMFGIFFVIVSFIIRVAGVRWLDVVFPPAAMGAIVAIIGLELAPVATEMAGLTGKLIEQLKIPYATAVTVSMFTLGVTILGSVLFRGFLSVIPVLIGVIAGYALSLAMGIVDLGAVAAAPWFGMPTFYAPVFNISAILMIMPAFLVVLAEHIGHLVVTGNIVERDLIKDPGLHKSLLGDGISNILSGFAGATPNTTYGENIGVMAITKVFSTWVIAGAAIIAICVSFIGKFSALIRSIPVPVMGGVCILLFGVIAAAGIRMLIEKKVDYTKSKNLILTSVVLVSGISGAAVKFGTVELKGMALGTVVAIVISLVFALFDQLGISNDSEPSAPTIHVVDEKNKD from the coding sequence ATGGAAAGACGAATCATTCAAGTTGAAGAACGACTGCCCCTCGCCCAGACGATCCCCCTCAGCCTGCAGCACTTATTTGCCATGTTCGGCGCCACCGTCCTCGTCCCGTTCCTATTCAAGGTCGACCCGGCAACCTCCCTGCTGATGAACGGCGTCGGCACCCTCGTCTACCTCTTCTTTTCCAACGGGCGCATCCCGGCCTACCTGGGCTCGAGCTTCGCCTTCATTGCTCCCGTCTTCGCCGTCATGGCGGTGCCCAGCCTGGGAGGATACGCGGCCGCCCAGGGCGGATTCATCATGTTCGGCATATTCTTCGTCATCGTCTCATTCATAATCAGAGTCGCCGGCGTCCGCTGGCTGGACGTCGTCTTCCCGCCGGCCGCCATGGGCGCCATCGTCGCCATCATCGGCCTTGAGCTCGCGCCGGTGGCCACCGAAATGGCCGGCCTCACCGGCAAGCTCATCGAGCAACTCAAGATCCCGTATGCCACCGCCGTCACTGTCTCGATGTTCACCCTCGGCGTCACCATCCTCGGTTCGGTGCTCTTCCGCGGCTTCCTGTCCGTTATCCCCGTTCTCATCGGCGTCATCGCCGGTTATGCCCTGTCGCTGGCGATGGGCATCGTCGACCTCGGCGCGGTCGCGGCAGCTCCCTGGTTCGGCATGCCTACTTTCTACGCCCCGGTATTCAACATCTCCGCCATCCTGATGATCATGCCGGCCTTCCTGGTCGTGCTCGCCGAGCACATCGGCCACCTCGTCGTCACCGGCAACATCGTCGAGCGCGACCTCATAAAAGACCCCGGCCTCCACAAATCGCTCCTCGGCGACGGCATATCCAACATCCTGTCCGGCTTTGCCGGCGCCACCCCCAACACCACCTACGGCGAGAACATCGGCGTCATGGCCATCACCAAGGTCTTCAGCACCTGGGTTATCGCCGGTGCGGCCATCATTGCCATCTGCGTATCCTTCATCGGCAAATTCTCGGCCCTCATCCGCAGCATCCCCGTGCCGGTCATGGGCGGCGTGTGCATCCTGCTGTTCGGCGTCATTGCTGCCGCCGGTATCCGCATGCTCATCGAGAAGAAAGTCGACTACACCAAATCCAAGAACCTTATCCTCACCTCGGTCGTCCTCGTCAGCGGCATAAGCGGCGCCGCCGTCAAATTCGGCACCGTCGAACTCAAGGGCATGGCTCTCGGCACCGTCGTCGCCATCGTCATCAGCCTGGTGTTCGCGCTCTTCGACCAGCTGGGCATATCCAACGACAGCGAGCCGAGCGCACCCACCATTCACGTAGTGGACGAGAAAAACAAGGACTGA
- a CDS encoding FAD-dependent oxidoreductase: MRDLIIIGGGPAGMTAAVYAARKMLDTLLLTKDLGGQMMWTREIENYLGFQYISGPELIGKFEEHVKRYPANIVYEEVTRLERSGDGAFLVRCGDIEYRAKTVIIASGKRPRRLGVPGEIEYTGRGVGYCATCDGPLYAGKAVAVVGGGNSALQAAIELAAIASEVVLVVRGRFKADPVVVGKLEASRKVEVLRGYVARSIYGGDTVEKFVVAACDDGRERELAVQGIFVEIGLDPNTEFAAGVADLNEYKEIEVDCRTATAVPGLFAAGDVASGPDKQIIIAAGDGAKAALVAYEYLLHNY, encoded by the coding sequence ATGCGCGATCTGATAATAATCGGCGGCGGACCGGCCGGGATGACAGCCGCGGTGTACGCCGCCCGCAAAATGCTGGACACCCTGCTGCTCACGAAGGATCTCGGCGGACAAATGATGTGGACGCGGGAAATAGAAAATTACCTCGGTTTTCAGTACATCAGCGGGCCGGAACTGATCGGCAAATTCGAAGAACACGTCAAACGCTATCCGGCCAATATCGTATACGAAGAAGTAACCAGGCTGGAGCGGTCAGGCGACGGCGCCTTCCTCGTACGCTGCGGCGACATTGAATATCGGGCCAAAACGGTGATAATCGCCTCCGGCAAGCGTCCCCGGAGGCTCGGCGTGCCGGGAGAGATTGAATACACCGGGCGCGGGGTAGGCTACTGCGCCACCTGTGACGGACCGCTGTACGCCGGCAAGGCGGTAGCGGTGGTGGGGGGCGGCAACTCAGCCCTGCAGGCCGCCATCGAACTTGCCGCGATCGCCAGCGAGGTAGTCCTGGTGGTGCGGGGACGGTTCAAGGCCGACCCGGTCGTCGTCGGGAAACTGGAGGCGAGCAGAAAGGTCGAGGTACTGCGGGGCTATGTCGCGCGTAGCATCTACGGCGGAGATACGGTCGAAAAATTCGTGGTGGCGGCCTGCGACGACGGAAGGGAAAGGGAACTGGCTGTCCAGGGAATCTTTGTCGAGATCGGCCTCGACCCCAATACCGAATTCGCCGCTGGCGTTGCCGACTTAAACGAGTATAAGGAAATCGAGGTGGACTGCCGCACGGCGACCGCCGTGCCGGGCCTATTCGCCGCTGGGGACGTGGCCAGCGGGCCCGACAAACAAATCATCATCGCCGCCGGCGACGGCGCAAAAGCGGCTCTGGTGGCGTACGAATACCTGCTACACAACTATTAA
- a CDS encoding xanthine dehydrogenase family protein subunit M — protein sequence MFEYHEPQSLAEVTSLLAAHGETARVLAGGTDLLVQMRKGRHQPRHLLNIKTVPGLDQINVAEDCVEIGAAVTLNDGEKYLSAYPEYGVLCQAMHSVASCQIRNRATLAGNVCNASPAADTVPALVVLGANIKIHGTHGDRLVPVERFLTGPGRTVLLIGEVVSAIVLPRMNGGGGRGVFLRKARRPSLDLATASVAVYAAGGSCRIALGAVGPTVIRVREAERLLANKGFTAATAAEAARLARLAARPITDVRGSDEYRLELVSALTEQALLTLTEEVRA from the coding sequence ATGTTCGAATACCATGAGCCGCAATCGCTGGCCGAGGTCACTTCGCTTCTCGCCGCTCACGGCGAGACGGCTCGCGTGCTGGCCGGCGGGACAGACCTCCTGGTGCAGATGCGCAAGGGTCGCCACCAGCCACGCCACCTGCTGAATATCAAAACCGTTCCCGGACTCGATCAGATAAACGTCGCCGAAGATTGTGTGGAAATCGGCGCGGCGGTGACGCTCAACGACGGGGAAAAGTATCTGTCGGCCTACCCCGAATACGGTGTGCTCTGCCAGGCTATGCACAGCGTGGCCTCCTGCCAGATCCGCAACCGGGCGACCCTGGCCGGCAACGTTTGCAACGCCTCGCCGGCGGCCGACACCGTGCCGGCGCTGGTCGTACTGGGCGCCAATATCAAAATCCACGGCACCCATGGCGACCGCCTCGTGCCGGTGGAACGTTTCCTCACCGGGCCTGGCCGCACCGTTCTCCTCATCGGCGAGGTGGTGAGCGCCATAGTGCTGCCGCGGATGAACGGCGGGGGCGGCAGAGGCGTTTTCCTGCGCAAAGCCCGCCGACCGTCGCTCGATCTGGCGACCGCCAGCGTCGCCGTATACGCCGCGGGCGGCAGCTGTCGCATCGCCCTTGGCGCGGTGGGGCCGACCGTTATCCGCGTCCGCGAGGCCGAGCGCCTGCTCGCAAACAAGGGCTTCACGGCAGCCACCGCGGCCGAAGCAGCCCGCCTTGCCCGGCTGGCGGCCAGGCCGATAACCGATGTGCGCGGTTCGGACGAATACCGCCTCGAACTGGTGTCCGCCCTGACCGAGCAGGCGCTGCTGACACTGACGGAGGAGGTGAGGGCGTGA
- the fdrA gene encoding acyl-CoA synthetase FdrA, whose amino-acid sequence MTVHVEIRKNTYYDSVTLMALTQKMAALPGVAEAVAVMATPMNKDLLAGVGLLTEAANAGGADDLIVAIRAESEAACEAALALFAGAAARRAEDKKAAVAFASLDTAVRHLPDANLAVISVPGEYAAREARAALRNGLHVMLFSDNVSLADEIALKTTAHEKGLLVMGPDCGTAIVNGVALCFANAVRRGNIGIVGASGTGTQEVTVHIDRLGGGVSQVLGTGGRDLGAAVGGIMMLDCLAALSQDEATAVIVLISKPPASAVADKIVAAIKTCPKPVVVCFLGGMNAADAGDAYFAATLEEAARAAVTLAAGQKPAPPSCCHEKLASMAAVARAKLVPEQKTIRGLYCGGTLCQEATKMAQNEGNVFIDLGDDAYTMGKPHPMIEPSLRLPHILEAARDPSVAVILLDIVLGYGAHPDPAGVTAPAIVEAREIARAAGRHLEVIAYVCGTDADPQGKAGQESKLAAAGATLAKSNARGAYLAAAVVSREV is encoded by the coding sequence ATGACTGTTCACGTTGAGATAAGGAAAAATACCTACTATGACTCGGTCACGCTGATGGCGCTGACCCAAAAGATGGCCGCCCTGCCCGGTGTGGCCGAGGCGGTGGCCGTGATGGCCACCCCGATGAATAAAGACCTGCTGGCCGGAGTCGGCCTGCTGACTGAGGCTGCGAACGCCGGCGGCGCCGACGATCTGATCGTGGCCATCAGAGCCGAAAGCGAAGCGGCTTGCGAAGCGGCGCTGGCGCTCTTTGCCGGGGCTGCGGCCAGACGGGCCGAGGATAAAAAAGCGGCCGTCGCCTTCGCTTCCCTCGACACCGCGGTGCGCCACCTGCCGGACGCCAACCTCGCCGTCATCTCCGTGCCGGGCGAGTACGCGGCCCGTGAAGCCAGAGCCGCCCTTCGCAACGGTCTCCACGTCATGCTGTTCAGCGACAACGTCTCACTGGCCGACGAAATCGCATTGAAAACAACGGCCCACGAAAAGGGCCTGCTGGTAATGGGACCGGACTGCGGCACCGCCATCGTAAACGGCGTCGCCCTGTGTTTCGCCAACGCGGTGCGGCGGGGGAATATCGGCATCGTCGGCGCGTCGGGCACGGGTACGCAGGAAGTGACCGTGCATATCGACCGGCTGGGCGGCGGCGTCTCGCAGGTCCTCGGTACCGGCGGGCGCGACCTCGGCGCTGCGGTGGGCGGCATCATGATGCTCGATTGCCTGGCGGCCCTCAGCCAAGACGAAGCCACAGCCGTCATCGTTCTCATCTCCAAGCCGCCGGCTTCCGCGGTGGCCGACAAGATCGTGGCCGCGATCAAGACCTGTCCCAAACCCGTGGTCGTCTGTTTCCTCGGCGGCATGAACGCAGCCGACGCCGGAGACGCTTACTTCGCAGCCACCCTTGAAGAAGCCGCCCGCGCGGCTGTCACACTCGCCGCGGGTCAAAAACCTGCGCCGCCCTCCTGTTGTCACGAAAAACTGGCGTCAATGGCGGCGGTGGCAAGGGCAAAGCTGGTCCCGGAGCAGAAAACCATCCGCGGCCTCTACTGCGGCGGCACCCTCTGTCAGGAGGCCACCAAAATGGCGCAGAATGAAGGGAACGTCTTCATAGACCTGGGGGACGACGCCTATACCATGGGCAAACCCCACCCGATGATCGAGCCCTCGCTGCGCCTGCCCCATATCTTGGAGGCCGCCCGCGATCCGTCGGTGGCCGTCATCCTTCTCGACATCGTCCTGGGCTACGGCGCCCACCCCGACCCTGCGGGCGTAACCGCCCCGGCCATCGTTGAGGCCCGCGAGATCGCGCGCGCCGCCGGCCGCCACCTCGAAGTCATCGCCTATGTCTGCGGGACGGACGCCGATCCCCAGGGCAAGGCCGGCCAGGAAAGCAAACTGGCCGCGGCCGGGGCGACATTGGCAAAAAGCAACGCGCGCGGCGCATACCTCGCAGCCGCCGTCGTTTCCCGGGAGGTGTGA
- a CDS encoding DUF2877 domain-containing protein, with protein sequence MLEALSVDAAARDALFGRPFRGRVHSVFAKAVNFTGPRDRLYSFVAENLDDAPGTVRVRVSAARSLDNLGVKPGDAVATIDGGLACGPVPVIAGRVRAWSAALPAFPSMPAARRCLAASLEILKNEIIASGRDGGLKAFIAGDARTIMEQRLAERAAALAGALAAGQLDDALAAGNRLIGLGTGLTPSGDDFLAGMMVTFNMPAGPFGRRHRKVAAVLAAGAATGTVSRAMLRHAARGRTRAGVVALLEAMTGPASHDIAAAARPVLLSGAASGTDLAAGIAAGLAVGLELAGEREE encoded by the coding sequence TTGCTGGAAGCATTGTCAGTGGACGCGGCGGCCAGAGACGCCCTGTTCGGGCGGCCTTTCCGCGGACGCGTGCACAGCGTATTCGCGAAAGCGGTCAATTTCACCGGCCCCCGTGACAGGCTCTACTCCTTTGTGGCCGAAAATCTCGACGACGCGCCGGGGACGGTAAGGGTCCGGGTTTCGGCGGCAAGATCGCTGGACAACCTAGGCGTAAAGCCGGGTGACGCGGTGGCGACCATTGATGGCGGTCTGGCCTGCGGTCCGGTACCGGTTATTGCCGGGAGGGTGCGGGCCTGGTCGGCGGCTCTGCCGGCTTTCCCGTCCATGCCGGCCGCAAGGCGCTGCCTGGCAGCCAGTCTCGAAATCCTTAAAAACGAGATTATCGCTTCCGGACGGGACGGCGGTCTGAAGGCCTTTATAGCCGGAGATGCCCGCACCATTATGGAACAGCGGCTGGCCGAGCGGGCCGCGGCGTTGGCTGGCGCTCTCGCCGCCGGGCAACTCGACGACGCGCTGGCCGCCGGCAATAGACTGATCGGCTTGGGTACGGGCCTTACACCCTCCGGCGACGACTTCCTCGCCGGAATGATGGTAACTTTCAATATGCCGGCCGGCCCCTTCGGCCGCCGCCACAGGAAAGTCGCCGCCGTCCTGGCGGCCGGCGCGGCAACGGGGACGGTGAGCCGGGCAATGCTGCGGCACGCCGCTCGCGGCCGCACCCGGGCGGGGGTCGTGGCGCTGCTTGAGGCAATGACCGGCCCCGCGTCGCACGACATCGCCGCCGCCGCGCGGCCGGTGCTGCTCAGCGGCGCCGCCTCGGGAACCGACCTTGCGGCAGGTATCGCCGCCGGCCTGGCGGTAGGGCTGGAACTGGCCGGCGAAAGGGAGGAATGA
- a CDS encoding (2Fe-2S)-binding protein: protein MKTVTLTVNGQSEKLTLAPHRTLLDILREDLGLTGAKRGCEAGECGACTVILNGKPVNSCLVLAVELDGAEVLTVEGLGGPEGLDPLQQAFVDNFALQCGYCTPGMILMGKALLAQNPRPSEAEVKEFISGNLCRCTGYENIVKAIMAVAAGGERHG, encoded by the coding sequence GTGAAGACAGTAACCCTGACAGTTAACGGACAGTCCGAGAAACTCACCCTCGCACCCCACCGCACGCTGCTCGATATACTGCGCGAGGATCTCGGCCTCACAGGCGCCAAGCGCGGCTGCGAAGCCGGGGAGTGCGGCGCCTGCACCGTCATCTTGAACGGCAAGCCGGTCAACTCCTGCCTCGTGCTGGCCGTGGAGCTCGACGGCGCCGAAGTGCTGACCGTTGAAGGCCTCGGCGGTCCGGAAGGGCTCGACCCGCTGCAGCAGGCTTTTGTCGACAACTTCGCCCTCCAGTGCGGCTACTGCACCCCGGGGATGATTCTCATGGGCAAGGCGCTGCTCGCCCAGAATCCCCGCCCCAGCGAGGCCGAGGTCAAGGAATTCATCAGCGGCAACCTCTGCCGCTGCACCGGTTACGAGAATATCGTCAAAGCTATCATGGCCGTTGCCGCGGGAGGTGAGCGCCATGGCTGA
- a CDS encoding DUF1540 domain-containing protein yields MSTVNPLVKCSVDQCTHWMPGDQCMAAKIAIYNDERGGASRSSAETQCKSFHAGKGVGDYVGALHNANVGGTVKAAFVEGTQITPSVECYVDSCQHWDKGNYCHASTIEVNGPHAAKTVDTDCETFKPR; encoded by the coding sequence GTGTCAACAGTCAATCCTCTCGTCAAATGCAGCGTTGATCAGTGCACGCACTGGATGCCGGGCGATCAGTGCATGGCGGCGAAAATCGCCATATACAACGATGAAAGGGGCGGAGCCTCGCGCTCGTCGGCCGAAACCCAGTGCAAATCCTTCCATGCCGGCAAGGGAGTCGGCGACTATGTCGGGGCGCTCCACAACGCCAACGTGGGCGGCACGGTAAAGGCCGCCTTCGTCGAGGGCACGCAGATCACGCCATCGGTAGAATGCTACGTGGACAGCTGCCAACACTGGGATAAGGGCAACTACTGCCACGCGTCCACCATTGAGGTCAATGGCCCGCATGCGGCGAAAACGGTCGACACCGACTGCGAGACATTCAAACCGCGGTGA